The window GGCGTCGTGTTTCTCTCTCTAACCTTGACCAGCTTGTCAGGTATTAGCTCCTCCTTGGGCCCGCCGATCTCCTCGTCATCAtcctccttctttttcttctggttCTTGAGCTGCTTCTCCTTCTCtgcgttcttcttctcctcctccagctgggcCTTTTTCTGGGCTCTCCGCTGCTTGTTTCTCAGCTTCTTCAGCTCTTTGTCTGAGAGGTTAGCTGGAGAAGAGAGCGGGGCGTTAATGACGGACTAAATGTGctacttttcctctttcttgtCCACAGGGTTACCGCAGgtttcaacaagtcaaatttaagaccgTTACaacctttttaagaccattatgaatgaaatgtcACATCTATATGACAACATCAAAGTACAACAAAATGCAGAGTcatgaataaaatgaaaataaaagtgtCAGAGTAATAATAATCTGTACAAATACAGCTAACtacaggattaaaaaaaaaaaacatttcaatgagCATTAGAGTAAGCAGTACATGAACATATAGGAAATTATTGATAACCTAGACACAATACTTCAGacaatttaagactttttaaggcctaaaatgttgattttgaacTTTTTAAATAGACTTTTTCAGACCCCGCAGAGACCCTTGTCCAGTAGAGCATTTCAAAAATACAGGTAAATGGCTCAGGCTCTCACCAGATTCAGCCTGCAGCTCCTTGCTGTCGTCAGTCAGGGGATTGTCGTGGAGGCTCAGGTAGATCTGGATGGCGCTGATGGCAGCCTTGTAGTAGAAGGGATGCATCCGGAGCACGTCCTCCAGCTTCAGAAGGTCCACGTAGGAGCGTAATGTCATCTTCCTCATGCAGTAGGTGTGGAAATCAAATTGGTCGTCTGTTATCTCCACAAAATGCTGATGAGAGAGGGAAGTAAAGAGGagaaagatatttaaaaaaacaccccaaaataaACAGTCAAGGATTGGCTCAGGGGTCCAATGCAAACAACtaattaaaacacaaagtaTCCCATGATAATAACTCACTCTTTCAATCTCGTGGCACTTCTTGAGGGCCTCCCCAAACTTGTTCATGGACTTGTAGGCGAGTGCACACTCCGTCTGGAACCACATGCACTGCATCTCGTTCAGGTTCTCCACTGCAGAGGCTCCCtcctggattaaaaaaaacaagcacaaaaacatgaacaaacaaagtaaatgacagaacagggacatgctCAAGTATCACGTCAACTGCTGCTCTAGTGTCCTACACACATATTATAGAAGACTAGAGTTGGGTTGATTTTGCCTGGTCCGGAACCTGCTTAAACCGGTGCCGACTGCCTCACCGCGCCAAATACAACTTGAATTGCTAGCAGTGATGGGCAGTAGCAGCTTTAACTGCATCTCGATAGAGTTGCTGATCTCTGAATCCAAAGCTTTTCAGTAGCTTGGCTCTTGATCAAGTTTCCAGTGTGTCCActgtccacacaagctacattttcCCGGGCATTTGGGAAGCTCAAGCGCAGCGGAGCATTCTGCTGCCCCCGGCAAACAGACGTGTATGTACATTGAAgcataaaaagcaaaaaagtaaaacaactaTTGTAAAAAAATANNNNNNNNNNtatatatatatatatatatatatatattgttttagtTCTTTGCAAATTGACCTAATGGGAAAAACAACCAATTCTCAGCTGTCTGTGTGTACTTGACTGTTTTTTCTCACCCGTGTGAACTTGGAGCACATTTCCTCAGCCTCTTTGACCATGCCAGCCTTCAGCATGTACTTGGCACACTTGGAGTTGATGAATCTGTCAGCAGTGTCCAGAGCCTGGGCCTCATCCATCCACTGAGCAGCCTCTTTGATGTTCCCAGCATGCTGCAGGTAGAGAAAGGTCAAACCAACAGCGAAGACAAGCAGCACAGCAACATCCAGCTTCTGTTACAGCAATAAGCACACGTGCAAAAGTGGCGTATTTTACCTTGTAAATCTTGGCTTTGATAAGGAAGAGCTCGATGAGTGTAGGCGTGCTCTCAATGGCTGCATTTATGTATTCTAGAGCCAGCGTCTGTTGGCCGATTATGTTGTAGTGCTGTGCCAGGAAGTACTGCACCCAGAGCAACGTGGTCGGTGGTTCCTCCTTACCGTCATCTGCGAGTGCAAAGAGAGAGATTGTGTAAGTTTACGTCTTCACGGATGNNNNNNNNNNACACAAATGAGAAATATTGGTTAAAATCCTTAAGTAATTGGAAAAAAATCCGACCCTGTTTTTGATACCTTTTCAAGTcttcatttaatgtattttcatTCTGCAACCaccccttattttttttaatttggtggaGTCTGCCATTCATGGGATATGGattcacagaaaaaaattgGCAAAATGTAATTCAGTTTTAGCTTTTTAATGATACATTATTGGAATCGGCCTCACCGTTTACTGTCCACTCTGCCACAGCCGTATCAGAGCTGCATTAAGGACCTGCTAATGCAAAGCCAACATTTCCAACTGCTGCTTCATTTTAAACGTATTTAATGTGCAAAACATGGggcagcttttattttgaagcagtCTCAGGAAACTGCCATGCATTTGTCACCAAGGTTAGCACTGGCCGCAACTGTTCATCAAAAATGTGTCCACAAAACTGTACTGtcattttgggcatttttggtCAGCGGATCCGTTTAGATTTTGCAGGGAGAAATGGAACAAGGAGCAGCCAATGAGCTGTTGCACACGCCCAACTCCTCAGCAAGGTGACCAACGTGCATGGCATGAAATCAGATTAGGACTGCAATTATTTCAACTGACTTTTGATAAATCAGTAAGGATTACAACTTATGGTGGACTACGTACACACTTAATATTGTTAATTAGAAAGACAATATTACAATACTGATTTATACAATTTGTCCTCACCGTTCTGGTTGAACATTCTACAGCTTTTTAATGTGGTTTCATAGCCGACCACCAACTCCTCTATTATTGCCACCTGCAACGAGAAAGAGGACAGAATACATTACCTCACCTGCAGTAGGATATACACAATAAGTTAAATCTAGAACACTTTGCCTCAGATTGACCTCTCTCCCATCAGCGCATTATGTAAGCAGGtttaaaagggagaaaaaaaaagaaaagtgtcatTGTGATTTAGAGCAGTCATCTGGCATATCCAGCAGCAGTACGCTCaccttttctttgttgttgtacAGTGATTTAAGGGTGGTGAAGACGGGCGGACAGCCTTTGCTGAAGTTCAACCGCAGATACCTGTCCAGACACTCTCTGAACTTCTCTCCTGCAGGGCAATGCGGTGAGAAGGAGAAGATCAGAAAACTTTACTCCACTTCTATTGAACAGGTAACTTCAAATAAGGTGGAGTAGAAACTGGCAAACCAAATTGCATGCATACAATCAAACAACTGAGGCTGAAGACAGCTACTGGCTTGTTCACTTATTCCTATGACACACATGGACATTTTAACTAAAGTCATTGTTTTAGTTGAAAGGAGACGATTTATTGGCCACACCAGAGAGGAAGTTGAGGGGCAGCCGGCGAGGAACCAGTCCTTTGGGAAACTTCTCCCAGGCGTCTTCATAGATCTTTTGTCTCTCTTCTACACAGcctgaagaaagaaagacaataaaaaaaaaacataacaattcAGTAGGGCTGACAATTGTAGATTGTACAGTGAATGTGGATATTTAAGAGTCAGTGAAGATGATGCTGGTGTTTCTAACGCATCATACTTGGCTTTAGGGCATTTTCCAAGCCACGGTAGTAGGACCAGTTCTCGGGGTTCCTCTCTTGAAGATGGCGGTAGACTTCTGTTGCCTCATCCAGACGCTCCAACTTCAACAGTATCTCTCCTATAGAAACACGAGAGAAGAGCTTAGGTGTCAAAGCAGATAGAAAGAGCCAAATTCAACTGACGACAAAGAAATTGATGTGCTAATGCTTCCCATAAAATAGGATGCCATTTGGCCTGATGGTGGCGCTATGCCATAAGTCCAAAACTTTGAAAGGCCAAGCTTCTTAAACGGTGAGTCTGACTAacttgaaatttctcacacaAGTCCTGCTCAATATGCTCTATAGTAAAACTTCTTGGACCATAAGCATCCAccacaacagttttttttctaatttgcaTAATGTGAAACTTAAATGAATACACTTGTCAATTTTGATTCTGTCAACACCAAAATTGGTATGCAGCATAGCGGGACTGAGCTACACATTTTTACTATAAATGAGCAAGATTGATGAAAAAATATGGGCGCCATCAATCAAAGAACTTTTAACGTTAAGGGAGGGCTAAGCAGGGAATTGTCCATAACTAAAGTTCTTCTTGACCAGTCCTGCTTAAACCTGATGGAGACGTCTGGCACAAAGACCTGAACGTACATACCAATTTACGTTGAAATACGATAAAGGGGGCAAAATGGCCTGACTTACTCAATTGCTGCATCCAATGTATTGTTGAAAGAGGTGTGCTCTTGGCCTCACCCTATTTTCTGCAGAATTAAACCGGCTGAAACATCTTTACTCCGATTTGTAAAGCCCAAAATCCGCTCAATGTTGCTTGAGGCTTTGATTTTGGCGATTGGGCTGCTTCCTTGGCCGAGAAAGGGTTTGAAACCGGGAATTGCCACTTGCAGTTTTATTCATTATCATTATTTGGGGTCACCTCATACACTGCAGCCTGGATTCACTACTGACGCTGGGTTGAATGCACATTGTTAGGTCTGTGTTATATAAATGTctcgtttttttattttattttttaaattactgacAGCAAAATGTTACCATTCGTGTTTTCGCAACACCAGCGGTATGATGTGTGATAATCTTGCCTTATGTTCCTAACCCAGAGATGCTCTGACTTGGAGCTGCTCTAGCCGGCAAATGTGTTAATCTTTGCCCGTCTGCGGCACAGTAGCCTTCAGAGTGTTGACATTGACAGAGAAACAATGGAGCACAGTGACTCACCTCGTGTCTCCTCCACAGCCAGTTTGTCACAGATCTGTTTCTCATAGTTTGACAGATGCTCCAAGGCCTCCTTGTACAGGCCTGCTTCCCTCAGCACCTGGTTCTGGTACAGCAGTAGCTCGCTGTATTCGTAGTCCACTTTGTCTGGAGACGTCTGGACAAACAGACGGGGACGGGGGTGAAGTCAACATTTTCTACAAGCAACAGTGAAaacctactggagctgctgggtGGACTTCTGCATCTATGCTGTTCAGGAAACTGCATCATTCTTCGTGTATTGGCGCAGTTGCCTAGTCACACGAGCTGGTTGTATTACATCGATGGCACAAAGACAGGAAGCAGATCAGTCTTATCAGGAGCCAGCCACAGAGAGTGAGCTCTATTGTAGTTGTTACTGATGCAGAGACAACACCCATgtttacaacattttaaaaggaagaactggaaaaaaagaagcttaaAAGTGCACGCTGTAACTCATATACATCAATGAGCTGGTCAAACATGTACGACATGACAAGAAACGGGAGTAATCCCGTTACTCATCTTAGACTGCAGTGTGCGGCATCTGAGATACACAAAACACTTCATACGCATGGCTCTTCGTTGCCTCAGTTCTAATCATAATTCCATACCTCACCTCATGTATGAAGGATGCCAGCGACAGACTTTATATGAAGAGAACTGCTGAGCAGCCATTGAGACTAAcctgttgtgttttcctgaacTCCTCAATGATCTTTGCAGCCATCTCATAGTCTTCCAGGAGATGATAGGCAATGGCGTAGCCGATCCAGGAGGCCCGCTGCGCTGGCCGCAGCTGCAACAGCTGGTACCGTGTCTCCTACAGAACAAAAATATGCCAACGCGGGTTTATTTAGCTGGGCTTACCATCAGAACCAAAGGAGTGGCAAAAGAATCAACATATGTTCGCTGTATGATGACTCTCTTGTGTGGCCCAAAGGATTCGTAATGCGATGTGTAGCTGGAGAGATAAAGTACGAGGAAAAGAGGCGGTACAAAGCGGAGAAGATACAATTTGCCAATTCATGGTATTAATAGTAATAAATTGAATTCACATAGCCCTTTTCACAAACTAAAGCTGCTTGAGTTTGTGAAAAGCGCCCATAATGTCACCAGGTTTTTACTAGCTGGTTAAGGGACATCTAAAAATCACTTTCTCTCGCTCTcatccatttttttaatttattccaCCAGACTTTTCATCACACCTCTCACTAAGTAAGCATCTAAATCCCGCCTGTGTCCCGCGAGAGCCGTTCTACATTGTGAAGCCTGACTGCTGATATGCTCTGTCCCCTCCAAACCAGTGCCATGCGGTGCCCTGGACAAGGCAGAGTGACAGAAGGAAGAGTGTATTGCAGAAAAGTTCTTTACTCGCAAATTATGTAGGTCAGTTTTATTCTTGTATTACAAAGAAAAGTAACCATATGCTTCTCACAGCTGGTCGTGGACTCTAAGGCATGCCGACATCTCACActaactctgacatctctccatgtatagtgcatgtataggtcctgagcatgtgtgtgtatttcaggcctgtgtgtgagtactaacaaaaagtgtgtacacagagtgtagtgcagtaatttccccactggggactaataaacaaattatcttatcttatctatctatctttcacGGCTGGACTTGTGCCCTAACCCTAAGTTCGGGCAAGATGACTGAAAATGGCTTTTCATTATGATAATCCAACATTTCTCTCAGAATAATTATTTACCAGGATAGAAACCATGCACTTATAGTTCCCCTGTCAGTGCTCACCCTGTAGCCCTCCAGGTCTCTCATCTGGATCTGCAGCAGGGACAGGTCTCGGAGGATCTGCAGGTTGTCCTTGTCCCACTTCAGAGCGTTCGGTAACACTTGATGGCCTGTCGTACTTCTTATCCGAGCGTGCAGTAGGCCGTATACGTGCCAGCGGGAGGCACATGGAGTCAAGGATCCATCTCCACTTAATCTGATGTTATCAAACTACTATCAAAAGGTATACAGTGGTACACACGTGTTGGtggttagggggggggggggggggggggggggggggggttcactgTTGCCAATAAGCTCTCCGGATAGGGAGACTACTGATTTGACTGATCCATGTACCAATCACTTATCCATGTATCAATCACTTGAATGTTGGTTCtgtaacatgtttttcttaaatattACCTTCTTGAAGAAGTAACATTCTGCTGACAATTTCAaaactggtggtggtggtggtggggggggggaataagcagaaaaacatgataaaataaaCTGCTCGAGCCAGTGATTAACATTAGCAGCACACACCCATGACTGTGGGTGTACACCTGAACACGTGTTTAAGAACAGTCACTGCTGACTTGGTTTTGAATACATACAAAAGAAACTCATTACCCACATTTTCATTCATCAATTCATTCTTTAGTCTATAAAGAGgtcagaaaataatgaaaaatttCCACAACAATTCCCTAGAGCCCCAATTGATCAAATAAATGATCAAAATCAccaactataaataaaaatggtgatTTTCTGTTAAAACCCTGCTCTCTGTATATCAGCATCTATCCCTTAAAGTATACACTACTTAAATAAGACATTTTTGCCACAGGTTCGTAAGAGAAGACATGACTGGTGAAGCTGAAAAAAGATAACAGTATGTTGTCTGCTCAGAGATATGTTAATTTAGGCTTAGTCTGCACAGCACTTCTGCTGAAAATGTGCACAGATACACAGCAgctaaaaaaaggttttaaatcaAGGCTCTTGCaccatttttaaagtttaaaattaaattattttaatggttttcaCACTTTGCTCTGCTTTGAATCCACTGATGGGTTTGTAAACTTGGAATGTTTCCTGATTCGGTTTTGCTTCACATGGAGAAAAATCCAAGCGTGCCAAAATGCATCACTACCAGCGCTTATTGGTCAGATGTGTCtggggcgggagcaagaaactaaatacaggaagaaggtcctgtgttctggatCAAACcatctcatttcattttaaaataaaattcagaCATTGTTTCAACGTTGATACGTCTGCTCACTGAGACATCGCTCTGCTCTGCCGGTGTCCGTCTCCAACTTTAGCTGCGGCTGGTTTGACCACGGAAATGCGAGCCTGAACAGAGTCTATGTCTGTGAGAGAAGCATTGCATGCATCTACAGTTAGCATGTTCCGCTGCATCACAGATTGCCAGAGCCTAGTGCGATTGCTGCATTCATACCTGCCCAAACCATCCGCACCAAGGGGGAAGACCAACTCTCGCGCGACTTAAGCCAACTAAATGAGTCAGGTGTGTTTGCGTCAAGAATTGTTAAGGCACGGCGAGAACAATAAAGTGACGACAGCTTAACCCAGAGCATGTCTCCTTCACTAACACACAAATGATGTGTGCCGTGACATGAATAAGGATACAGACGTGGCTCCTGAGGTCGTTGCGCAGGCCTCTTCTCACCAGGTCGTAGGCCTCCTCCTTCTTCCCCAGACAGTTCAGGGTCAATCCCTTCATCGCTAGGGTCTCTGTGGGGAGACAACACAGGTACAGCAGACGGTAAGAAATAAAGTATGTATTGCCCATTGCCAGCACAACCTTTTCATCCATCTTTCCATCCGTACGTCTGCTGCTTACCTCCGTGCTCCGCAAATTTGGGGTTGGATAGAATTTGTTTGCAGAACTTGAGCCCATTTCTGTACTGCTTGTGTTCGTAACATCGCTGTgaaaggaaggagagaaaagTCACACAAGGTTCCCCCACACATTTTCACGGACAAAATTTCAGAAATTTCCATGACTTGTAAATAGGACCCATACGatataacaaaaacagaactatGTTGAATTATTGTATGAAAATAAACAGCAACCTTTTCAAATCTCTTATAATGGGCTGTGTTTACACTCACATGCACAGTCAATacattgtcttttatttttttaattgctttacaAGCACATGTGGGAAAAACAGAACCAATTGTACTATCCGTGTATTCTTAATAGTTTATATAACTCATTTCTGGATGCAAGACTGAAAATGAATTAGGCAACATAGGTACATGTAACCTAAAAACTACATACCTATTGCTTAGTTGAAGAGTAGGTAGAATTTCAGTCAAAACAGTTTCTTTGGTTGAATACAGCCCTAACAAATCCATGgcttttcaaacattttcagGGATTTTACCAAGTCTGTGACTTTACCAAGATCTTGAAAttccatgactttttcatgGAATTTCCATGACCGCAGCTAACATGATGTTACACTCATCCTGAAGTTCCCAGCCTTGTCCCGACTCATAACAACTTGCTCAACTTAGCAAGAAGGAAAACTATAAGGATGACTTGTCGTCAACTTGTGTCGtcgtttcatttttttgtgatccaTACTGATGAACTACAAGCTGGTGGAGCAATATGTCAACAACAGCTTGACCTGTATGTTACCTGTAACCATGCCAAGCAAGTAGCAACTATAATACTTCTAATTTACACATATAAGCATAATTATCTTTAGAGAAGAAAGCAGGCAACTTCGCTGTCCCTTTTAAAATCCTTGCTCCTATATGAGCTCTTTCCATCATGGAAAAGCCACTCCAATATTAACTTTGGTCTTGTTGCTTTGCCTGTCGCTTTGCCTGTCGCGTTGTCGTTTTCAGTCTATTTTTAACTTCCTTAGCGACTCCGTTACATGTCCTAGAGAATAGGTGTGATGCGCCAGCTGCAACCGGCTTTCAAATCTGCCGGCAGTTGCGGAGttatcttctcctcctccctggCATTCGTCACACTGCCGCTGAGTGTAAAAGCGTCAAACGCACGAGGTATGTCTTTGGTTAATGTATTTTAGAGATGGAGGTGCGACACGGCTTGAATGATTCTGAATGGTAGATTCTATGTGTACGAGAATACTTTGATTAGTTGGTGTAGTGATTACACATGAATAAGCACATATTTCTGAAAGAAAATTTGTTGCTAAAAATCAACTGAAAAACTTACACAATAGAGCTTTAAAGAGAAGAATGTCTTTAAAAGACAATGTCTGTTACTTTCCGAGTTCTGGCAATAAATTCAGAATGAGTCATTGTTGTTCACCACCAGCAATTATATcactacaacagcagcacaatAATATTCCCCCAAACCATCCATATTAAGATTTATCTATATCAACATATATCTGTCTACTGTCCACAGCTAAGCTTTAATGATGAATTAGACTGAACTTTAAGACACACGTAGTATTACAACAACTTCAAGAAATTACCTCTTTTTTTGCCCTAAAGTTATATTTAGTAAGCAGTGGCCCATTCAACAGTACACCTCTCTTTTTAAGCTGatcctgtatgtgtgtgtctgtgtgacgaAGAGTTAAGCTGGCAGATGGCATTTTGTTGTCCTACTGTTGACTTCAGTCATGTTGAAAAAGGATGACGTCAACCTCACATGTGGGTGCCAAGGTAGATTATGAAATTAGAAGTAATTCACTGTTGAACTAAGTGGAGGATTGTACCATCAGCAGGGACTTTGGGCTCAGGACAGAACAAACAGGCTAACGTCCTTAGCCTGTTTGTTGCTGGATGGTGATGCTTTATCTAAATACTGCACTCTAACTGAGCTGCATAAAGGACAATGTGACAGAATCGTACATACTGGCGCAAAACAGTTGCCTATGTGTAAAAAGACCACCTGTTCAAGTTGTAAGGGGCTTTTGGAGAGTAATTGGACACACGTTGAGAGatgtacacacacagccagCCATAGTACTCGCCTCAATGGCACAGCCTCATCACCTTTACACAAACCATCTGACAACAAACTATTACATCAAAACTATTGTTGTTGATATAGAACTAGTGAAAATGTTGGGTTCAAACTCAGTGCTCTCCATTGTCCTGATTCATTCCACAATCAGCATTGGGTCTTTAATAATAACTACTAAATACTGAAAATCCAAACAGAATACTGAGCTCCAGCAAAAAGTTACATTGAGAACCCAATTTGCCTTCAACACAATTTGACATAGGCAACAAGTTACCGGATATAAAGACATACCACGATATTAAAAGTCACAGTTTCAAAACCACTAAAGTTTTCCACTATAGCGTTCCTGCGGCATGAGCCATTTTCCATGATTCATCGCAAACAGAAAGTGGCGGTCAGACATCACGGCTCCTCCCATTCCTGTTGTTGGTGTGAGTGTCTGTGCGTGATGGCTGCAGGAGATGAAACCCCCGACCTCTTCCCGCATATTTGGAAACTTCTCAGGTGCTGAAACTCCCCAAACAGATTCAAGGTAACGTAACGCTGTCTTTGAATGAACGTTTGCAATCAGCTATGAAGGCTAACGTAGCTTGTTTAACAACAGTGAAATTTACTTCAGGCTGCTACTGATGGCTAATGT of the Etheostoma spectabile isolate EspeVRDwgs_2016 chromosome 2, UIUC_Espe_1.0, whole genome shotgun sequence genome contains:
- the LOC116702999 gene encoding N-alpha-acetyltransferase 15, NatA auxiliary subunit; the protein is MPTVTLPPKENALFKRILRCYEHKQYRNGLKFCKQILSNPKFAEHGETLAMKGLTLNCLGKKEEAYDLVRRGLRNDLRSHVCWHVYGLLHARIRSTTGHQVLPNALKWDKDNLQILRDLSLLQIQMRDLEGYRETRYQLLQLRPAQRASWIGYAIAYHLLEDYEMAAKIIEEFRKTQQTSPDKVDYEYSELLLYQNQVLREAGLYKEALEHLSNYEKQICDKLAVEETRGEILLKLERLDEATEVYRHLQERNPENWSYYRGLENALKPSCVEERQKIYEDAWEKFPKGLVPRRLPLNFLSGEKFRECLDRYLRLNFSKGCPPVFTTLKSLYNNKEKVAIIEELVVGYETTLKSCRMFNQNDDGKEEPPTTLLWVQYFLAQHYNIIGQQTLALEYINAAIESTPTLIELFLIKAKIYKHAGNIKEAAQWMDEAQALDTADRFINSKCAKYMLKAGMVKEAEEMCSKFTREGASAVENLNEMQCMWFQTECALAYKSMNKFGEALKKCHEIERHFVEITDDQFDFHTYCMRKMTLRSYVDLLKLEDVLRMHPFYYKAAISAIQIYLSLHDNPLTDDSKELQAESANLSDKELKKLRNKQRRAQKKAQLEEEKKNAEKEKQLKNQKKKKEDDDEEIGGPKEELIPDKLVKVENPLEEAVKFLMPLKHLVKDKIDTQLLAFEIYFRKEKYLLMLQSVKRALAIDPDHPWLHQCLVRFFKGVSESKELPEVVRTVLKQEITRLFGDSNAMSFNQAYLNKHSNSIPHRLAAAKMMVYLDSSTEMKAIELATALDESLDNRTIQICTEVLECLRGATLGDCKERAESYRAECRKLYPYTLAFAPPGYEENTKIANGDVSTETEELANEM